One window of candidate division KSB1 bacterium genomic DNA carries:
- a CDS encoding D-lyxose/D-mannose family sugar isomerase yields the protein MKRSAINALQREAVAFFQQHHFHLPPWAFWTPDDWWRNRGRAREVVDKKLGWDLTDFGLGRFREMGLILFTLRNGRPGEAGGKDYCEKVMIAQQEQVTPWHFHWHKMEDIINRGGGDLVVAVCHATPDEQLADTPVTVLTDGLLRTVPAQGEIVLRPGESITLPPRMYHQFHAARGKGAVLIGEVSRVNDDDRDNRFLAPVGRFPTIDEDEPVLYYLCTEYPAWLSAETAEH from the coding sequence ATGAAACGATCAGCAATCAACGCGCTGCAGCGCGAGGCTGTTGCTTTTTTTCAGCAACATCATTTTCATTTGCCGCCGTGGGCCTTCTGGACGCCGGACGACTGGTGGCGGAATCGCGGCCGCGCCCGGGAAGTGGTCGATAAAAAACTCGGCTGGGACCTCACCGATTTCGGCCTGGGCAGGTTTCGTGAGATGGGTCTCATCCTGTTCACGCTGCGCAACGGCAGGCCGGGTGAGGCGGGCGGCAAGGACTATTGCGAAAAGGTGATGATCGCTCAGCAGGAGCAGGTGACCCCGTGGCACTTTCACTGGCACAAGATGGAGGACATCATCAATCGCGGCGGGGGCGATTTGGTCGTTGCCGTCTGCCATGCCACGCCCGATGAGCAACTGGCGGACACACCGGTGACCGTGCTCACCGATGGCCTGCTCCGCACGGTCCCGGCGCAGGGCGAAATCGTTTTGCGGCCGGGCGAAAGCATCACCCTGCCGCCCCGCATGTATCATCAGTTCCATGCCGCTCGCGGCAAAGGCGCGGTGTTGATCGGTGAAGTCTCACGCGTCAACGATGATGACAGGGACAATCGTTTTCTCGCGCCCGTGGGTCGCTTCCCCACCATTGACGAAGACGAGCCGGTGTTGTATTATTTGTGCACGGAATATCCGGCCTGGCTCTCTGCGGAGACCGCAGAACACTGA